In one Rhopalosiphum padi isolate XX-2018 chromosome 3, ASM2088224v1, whole genome shotgun sequence genomic region, the following are encoded:
- the LOC132924952 gene encoding uncharacterized protein LOC132924952 has translation MAKYSAILEPVTNILQGVSVDLYKVSKHINSLLILFDSHRIDADNIFQTLFNEAKSIAIDLDIFITCPRTVKKQSLRANYETESCEDYYRVSMFIPYIDSNLQSIKERFEKKNDNAFLLQYLHPNIFKKLEKKIYFESVEKIFDFYKIDNLQAEAKSWYNFWQNKDCQDIDFIDLLNCNCTFFPSIAVALEIFLSLPATSCTTERSFSTLRRVKTWLRSTMGGDRLSGICMLSVHREKINADKEKFIENALTQFGRECPRRLIKIYI, from the coding sequence ATGGCGAAGTACAGTGCTATTTTAGAACCTGTGACAAATATATTACAAGGTGTGTCAGTAGATCTGTATAAAGTCAGCAAGCATATTAATTCATTACTAATATTGTTCGATAGTCATCGAATTGACGCTGATAACATTTTCCAAACATTATTTAACGAAGCGAAATCAATCGCCATTGATTTAGACATTTTCATTACATGTCCAAGAACAGTAAAGAAACAGTCACTAAGAGCGAACTATGAAACTGAGAGTTGTGAAGATTATTACCGAGTATCAATGTTTATACCATATATTGATTcaaatttacaatctataaaagaacgttttgaaaaaaaaaatgataatgcaTTTTTACTACAATATCTTCAccccaacatttttaaaaaattggagaaaaaaatttattttgagagCGTTGAAAAGATTTTTGATttctataaaattgataatctACAAGCTGAAGCGAAAAGTTGGTACAATTTTTGGCAAAATAAGGACTGCCAAGATATTGATTTTATCGATTTGTTAAATTGTAACTGTACGTTTTTTCCAAGTATAGCTGTTgctttggaaatatttttgtcTCTTCCGGCTACAAGTTGTACAACAGAACGTTCTTTTAGTACACTAAGACGTGTTAAAACATGGTTGCGATCAACGATGGGCGGTGATAGACTGAGTGGAATATGCATGTTGAGTGTTCatagagaaaaaataaatgcagataaagaaaaatttattgaaaatgcgCTGACACAATTTGGTAGAGAATGTCCACGGagattgattaaaatttatatttaa